The following are from one region of the Salvia splendens isolate huo1 chromosome 2, SspV2, whole genome shotgun sequence genome:
- the LOC121760393 gene encoding BTB/POZ domain-containing protein At1g21780-like isoform X2 yields MADTKVETIARLAQWKIESFGPSSPYKRSDPFKIGIWNWHLSVEKNRAFYIRLFPEPSRVSKEQPPHARFVIRVSTSPSNRRPYVSPIHERLLRSSDDFACPIDINFQGRFVIDVEFLDLKICPINGGEGSSVWPSDGVMQSQASQNTLRCLSRMLDDSIHADVTINSSDGSLQAHKAILSASSPVFLSMFQHDLKEKKSSTIDIEDMTCESCTALLSYLYGTISQEDFWKHRLALLSAANKYDIVDLKDTCEESLLEDINSGNVLARLQEAWLYQLDKLKKACLMYLLDFGKIYDVGEDMNDFFRHAHRDLVVEMFQELIAVWKPT; encoded by the exons ATGGCGGACACGAAGGTGGAGACAATAGCAAGGCTGGCGCAGTGGAAAATCGAGAGTTTCGGGCCAAGCAGCCCGTACAAAAGATCCGACCCGTTCAAAATTGGCATTTGGAACTG GCATTTATCAGTGGAGAAGAACCGCGCCTTTTACATCAGGCTTTTCCCCGAGCCGTCTCGGGTTTCCAAGGAGCAGCCGCCGCATGCTCGCTTCGTCATTCGTGTTTCCACCTCCCCCTCCAATCGCAGACCCTACGTTTCTCCCA TTCATGAGAGACTACTTCGTTCTAGTGATGACTTTGCTTGCCCTATCGATATTAACTTCCAAGGACGTTTTGTCATTGATGTTGAGTTTCTGGACCTTAAGATCTGCCCTATAAAT GGTGGAGAAGGCAGTTCTGTATGGCCCAGTGATGGCGTGATGCAAAGCCAAGCAAGCCAAAACACTCTCAGATGTCTCAGTCGCATGCTTGATGATTCGATACATGCAGACGTCACCATCAACTCATCCGATGGATCTCTACAAGCTCACAAAGCTATTCTATCTGCTAGTTCTCCAGTCTTTTTGAGCATGTTCCAGCATGATCTCAAGGAGAAAAAGTCTTCAACAATCGACATTGAAGATATGACATGTGAATCCTGCACTGCCCTTCTCAGTTATCTGTATGGGACGATAAGCCAGGAAGATTTCTGGAAGCACCGGCTAGCATTGCTGAGCGCAGCAAACAAGTACGACATCGTTGACTTGAAGGATACATGTGAAGAGAGCCTGCTAGAGGATATCAACTCGGGAAACGTGCTCGCAAGACTACAAGAAGCTTGGCTCTACCAGCTTGATAAACTGAAGAAGGCGTGCTTGATGTACTTGCTTGATTTTGGCAAGATATATGATGTGGGAGAAGATATGAATGATTTCTTCAGGCATGCACACAGAGATCTAGTTGTAGAGATGTTCCAAGAGTTAATTGCAGTTTGGAAACCAACATAA
- the LOC121760393 gene encoding BTB/POZ domain-containing protein At1g21780-like isoform X1, whose amino-acid sequence MADTKVETIARLAQWKIESFGPSSPYKRSDPFKIGIWNWYLHLSVEKNRAFYIRLFPEPSRVSKEQPPHARFVIRVSTSPSNRRPYVSPIHERLLRSSDDFACPIDINFQGRFVIDVEFLDLKICPINGGEGSSVWPSDGVMQSQASQNTLRCLSRMLDDSIHADVTINSSDGSLQAHKAILSASSPVFLSMFQHDLKEKKSSTIDIEDMTCESCTALLSYLYGTISQEDFWKHRLALLSAANKYDIVDLKDTCEESLLEDINSGNVLARLQEAWLYQLDKLKKACLMYLLDFGKIYDVGEDMNDFFRHAHRDLVVEMFQELIAVWKPT is encoded by the exons ATGGCGGACACGAAGGTGGAGACAATAGCAAGGCTGGCGCAGTGGAAAATCGAGAGTTTCGGGCCAAGCAGCCCGTACAAAAGATCCGACCCGTTCAAAATTGGCATTTGGAACTGGTATCT GCATTTATCAGTGGAGAAGAACCGCGCCTTTTACATCAGGCTTTTCCCCGAGCCGTCTCGGGTTTCCAAGGAGCAGCCGCCGCATGCTCGCTTCGTCATTCGTGTTTCCACCTCCCCCTCCAATCGCAGACCCTACGTTTCTCCCA TTCATGAGAGACTACTTCGTTCTAGTGATGACTTTGCTTGCCCTATCGATATTAACTTCCAAGGACGTTTTGTCATTGATGTTGAGTTTCTGGACCTTAAGATCTGCCCTATAAAT GGTGGAGAAGGCAGTTCTGTATGGCCCAGTGATGGCGTGATGCAAAGCCAAGCAAGCCAAAACACTCTCAGATGTCTCAGTCGCATGCTTGATGATTCGATACATGCAGACGTCACCATCAACTCATCCGATGGATCTCTACAAGCTCACAAAGCTATTCTATCTGCTAGTTCTCCAGTCTTTTTGAGCATGTTCCAGCATGATCTCAAGGAGAAAAAGTCTTCAACAATCGACATTGAAGATATGACATGTGAATCCTGCACTGCCCTTCTCAGTTATCTGTATGGGACGATAAGCCAGGAAGATTTCTGGAAGCACCGGCTAGCATTGCTGAGCGCAGCAAACAAGTACGACATCGTTGACTTGAAGGATACATGTGAAGAGAGCCTGCTAGAGGATATCAACTCGGGAAACGTGCTCGCAAGACTACAAGAAGCTTGGCTCTACCAGCTTGATAAACTGAAGAAGGCGTGCTTGATGTACTTGCTTGATTTTGGCAAGATATATGATGTGGGAGAAGATATGAATGATTTCTTCAGGCATGCACACAGAGATCTAGTTGTAGAGATGTTCCAAGAGTTAATTGCAGTTTGGAAACCAACATAA
- the LOC121760403 gene encoding F-box protein 7-like: MTSDFAVKLAAELESASRLRAAQFLVTQRPWLDLYGVNVRPVTPFRSLSKPFVDSALLHRSLPDELLFEIFSRMNPYTLGRAACVCRKWRYTIRNPVFWRHACLRAWQLNGIVENYKILQSTYHGVWRKMWLLRPRLRTDGLYVSRNTYIRAGVAEWRTTNPVHIVCYYRYMRFYPSGRFLYKNSSQKVKDVAKYMNVRSARSDSVFSGQYTLSEDKVEAAILYPGLRPTVLRIRLRLRGTIQGANNRMDLISLVTSGVNDAEASSSDDDILGVVEGWQEDETHNPDVPAVSHKRGLTPFVFVPFDEVENSVLNLSVEKMDYFVPG; encoded by the exons ATGACTTCTG ATTTTGCGGTTAAACTTGCAGCGGAGCTTGAATCAGCTTCGCGTTTGAGAGCTGCTCAATTCCTGGTGACGCAAAGGCCGTGGCTTG ATCTTTATGGGGTTAATGTCAGACCTGTTACTCCTTTCCGTAGCTTGAGCAAACCATTTGTTGATTCAGCACTTCTACACCGCAGCTTGCCTGATGAGTTGCTTTTTGAG ATATTTTCAAGGATGAATCCTTATACCCTTGGGAGAGCAGCTTGCGTCTGTCGTAAATGGAGATATACTATTCGTAACCCTGTGTTCTGGCGACATGCATGCCTAAGGGCTTGGCAG CTAAATGGAATTGTGGAAAATTATAAGATTCTCCAATCAACGTATCATGGCGTTTGGCGGAAAATGTGGCTCTTAAGACCAAGACTTCGGACTGATG GGCTTTATGTCAGTCGGAATACCTACATTCGTGCTGGGGTTGCAGAGTGGAGAACCACCAATCCTGTGCATATT GTTTGCTATTACCGATACATGCGATTTTATCCTTCTGGGAGGTTCCTATATAAG AACTCATCACAAAAAGTAAAAGATGTTGCAAAATACATGAATGTTCGTTCAGCAAGATCTGATAGTGTTTTCAGTGGACAGTACACACTTTCTGAAGATAAG GTTGAAGCTGCTATTTTGTATCCTGGCTTACGCCCAACTGTTCTAAGAATCCGCTTGAG GTTAAGGGGGACTATACAAGGCGCCAACAATAGAATGGACCTGATATCACTCGTTACAAGCGGCGTGAATGACGCGGAGGCCAGTAGCTCCGACGATGACATCCTCGGAGTAGTGGAAGGGTGGCAGGAGGATGAAACCCACAACCCTGACGTCCCTGCAGTTTCACACAAGAGGGGTCTCACACCCTTTGTCTTTGTCCCATTTGATGAA GTTGAAAATTCTGTATTGAACCTGTCTGTGGAGAAGATGGATTATTTTGTACCTGGTTGA